One Rhododendron vialii isolate Sample 1 chromosome 2a, ASM3025357v1 genomic region harbors:
- the LOC131315921 gene encoding uncharacterized protein LOC131315921, translating into MAMSFSCSASITPQQQLQAPHKISSRNNKCLQKVKDLVKTVGIPSIATPPPVSLQRGNWVKLICGASFEDAVDIRNLSLVYTLAGVDCIDCAADASVVSAVNEGIEAAKEIVPLRRPWVMISVNDDEDLHFRKAEFDPNDCPLDCSRPCEIVCPANAISLEGAAGILKGGVITERCYGCGRCLPVCPYDKIRAITYIRDVSATAELLRRDDVDAIEIHTSGRKTEPFKELWTGLGDSMGYVKVVAISMPHIGDSTISSMNMLYSIMQPNLHCSNLWQLDGRPMSGDIGRGATREAISFAVRLASDKDRPLGFLQLAGGTNAHTVDGLKREGLFQVATLTKEGPIPMNSSSSRHALIGGVAYGGYARKIVGRILTSMESQNGLALIEDHPEYLLMALTEALALVGTVKCYDTNLYAS; encoded by the exons ATGGCTATGAGCTTCTCTTGCTCTGCTTCAATTACCCCACAGCAGCAACTCCAAG CTCCACACAAAATCAGCAGCAGAAACAACAAATGCCTTCAGAAAGTGAAAGACCTCGTGAAAACAGTTGGGATTCCTTCCATCGCGACCCCACCACCCGTATCCCTCCAAAGAGGCAACTGGGTCAAGCTCATATGTGGTGCCAGCTTCGAG gATGCCGTTGATATCCGGAATCTTTCACTGGTTTACACTCTGGCTGGAG TTGATTGCATTGATTGTGCGGCTGATGCGTCAGTGGTGAGTGCGGTGAATGAAGGGATTGAAGCAGCTAAAGAGATTGTACCCCTACGGAGGCCCTGGGTTATGATCAGTGTAAATGATGATGAAGATCTTCACTTCCGCAAAGCAG AATTTGATCCAAACGATTGCCCGTTGGATTGTTCTAGACCTTGTGAGATTGTTTGTCCTGCTAATGCAATATCACTGGAAGGTGCAGCTGGTATACTTAAG GGTGGAGTAATAACTGAACGTTGTTATGGCTGTGGTCGCTGCCTACCAGTTTGTCCATACGACAAAATAA GAGCTATAACATATATAAGAGATGTTTCCGCTACGGCTGAGCTTCTTAGAAGAGATGATGTTGATGCTATAGAGATACATACAAGTGGAAG GAAAACTGAGCCCTTCAAAGAACTGTGGACTGGTTTAGGAGATTCAATGGGATATGTAAAGGTTGTAGCC ATTAGCATGCCTCATATTGGGGATTCAACCATATCGTCAATGAACATGCTGTATTCGATTATGCAACCCAATCTACACTGCTCCAATTTATGGCAG TTGGATGGTCGGCCCATGAGTGGAGATATTGGGCGAGGTGCCACAAGGGAAGCGATTTCTTTCGCTGTTCGCTTGGCTTCTGATAAGGATCGACCCCTTG GTTTTCTTCAATTGGCGGGTGGTACTAATGCTCACACGGTTGATGGGCTGAAAAGAGAGGGACTCTTCCAAGTTGCAACCCTTACTA AGGAAGGACCAATACCCATGAACTCATCTAGTTCACGGCATGCTTTAATCGGTGGAGTAGCCTATGGTGGGTATGCAAGGAAG ataGTCGGACGAATACTAACTTCAATGGAATCCCAAAATGGACTTGCTCTAATTGAGGACCATCCCGAGTATCTTCTTATGGCACTAACAGAAGCCCTTGCTTTGGTTGGAACTGTCAAATGCTATGATACCAATCTGTATGCTTCTTAG